A portion of the Salvia miltiorrhiza cultivar Shanhuang (shh) unplaced genomic scaffold, IMPLAD_Smil_shh original_scaffold_447, whole genome shotgun sequence genome contains these proteins:
- the LOC131004621 gene encoding lysine-specific demethylase JMJ29-like isoform X5: MKIKEKSSFTMSRDQKIQHSKYMIKLLLPCIEQINKEQVIERELEAKIQGVLVLDTKIIEASMDADESIYCNNCRTSVVDYHRSCPRCGYDLCLNCCRELRDGHLQGGEKGPSFRYVNYGYDYLHGGKKNSNNVGNQSLTMEDKLEDNLYSPSQWKSKGNGVISCPPETKGGCGEELLELKCLFPDEYVSKLLVEAKEILDADKIESVAECLEKSCSCSKLLDGDEAMMSPKIRKAASREESSDNALYCPSAVDIEHGNLKHFQWHWSKGEPVIVSNVLETTLGLSWEPMVLWRAFRQIKNLKRGTYLNVTAINCLDWREVDVNAHQFFKGYSNAYSIAQFDRNGWPQILKLKDCPPSTSFEQLVPRHGFEFISCLPFKVYTHPQDGHLNLVTKLPPGSIKPDMGPKTYIAYGFNEELGRGDSVTKLHYNMSDVVNVLTHVKGVTVDPSDLQRIKKVKLKHAAQDQIEISGVVQMDIGEQVKASKESDLSNMNMADFDDAESGALWDIFRQQDVPKLEEYLKRHFNEFRHIYGNLLPEVIHPIHDQTIYLTLEHKKRLKEEYGIEPWTFVQRLGDAVIIPAGCPHQVRNLKNCTKVALHFVSPENILSCFQLTEEFRLLPLNHRAKEDKLEVRKMSIHAMRRAVNDAKGVEPSQPRKGVKLGKRWCPKQKWKLSSRKVNLRCH, translated from the exons ATGAAGATTAAGGAGAAGTCCAGCTTCACAATGAGCAGAGACCAGAAGATTCAGCACTCCAAGTACATGATAAAACTTCTCCTGCCATGTATTGAACAGATTAACAAAGAACAAGTGATAGAGAGGGAACTCGAGGCTAAGATTCAAG GAGTATTGGTTTTAGACACTAAAATCATTGAAGCATCAATGGATGCAGATGAGAGCATTTATTG TAACAACTGTCGGACTTCTGTTGTTGACTACCACAGAAGCTGTCCTCGGTGTGGCTATGACCTTTGCCTTAACTGCTGTCGAGAACTTAGGGATGGGCACTTGCAGGGAGGTGAAAAAGGACCATCTTTTAGATATGTCAATTATGGGTATGATTATCTGCATGGTGGCAAGAAAAATTCAAACAATGTTGGCAATCAGTCTTTGACGATGGAAGATAAGTTGGAGGATAACTTGTACTCTCCATCACAATGGAAATCGAAGGGAAATGGTGTCATATCGTGCCCCCCTGAAACCAAGGGAGGTTGTGGTGAAGAACTTTTGGAATTGAAATGCTTGTTCCCAGATGAATATGTTTCAAAATTGCTTGTGGAAGCGAAAGAAATACTTGATGCAGACAAAATTGAATCTGTGGCCGAATGTCTTGAGAAAAGTTGTTCCTGTTCCAAATTATTGGATGGAGATGAAGCCATGATGAGCCCGAAGATACGGAAAGCGGCCTCTCGAGAAGAATCTAGTGACAATGCTTTATACTGTCCATCAGCTGTAGACATTGAGCATGGGAATCTAAAACATTTCCAGTGGCATTGGTCAAAGGGTGAGCCAGTAATAGTAAGTAATGTGCTTGAAACTACCCTTGGCTTGAGTTGGGAACCTATGGTTTTGTGGCGTGCCTTCCGACAGATTAAAAACCTTAAACGTGGTACATACCTCAATGTGACTGCTATTAATTGCCTCGATTGGCGTGAG GTGGATGTGAATGCTCACCAATTTTTCAAAGGGTATTCAAATGCGTATTCTATTGCACAATTTGACAGAAATGGGTGGCCTCAAATACTAAAATTGAAAGACTGCCCTCCATCCACTTCATTTGAGCAGCTGGTTCCTCGCCATGGCTTTGAGTTTATCAGCTGCTTGCCGTTTAAAGTGTATACACACCCTCAAGATGGACACTTAAATCTTGTAACTAAGCTTCCTCCAGGGTCTATAAAACCTGATATGGGGCCAAAAACCTATATAGCTTATGGATTTAACGAAGAGCTGGGGCGTGGAGATTCTGTAACAAAGCTTCACTACAATATGTCTGATGTG GTTAATGTCTTGACACATGTGAAAGGAGTTACGGTTGACCCTTCGGACCTTCAGAGAATTAAAAAAGTCAAATTAAAGCATGCTGCCCAAGATCAAATTGAGATTTCTGGAGTTGTTCAGATGGATATTGGGGAACAAGTGAAAGCCTCAAAAGAGTCTGATCTTTCCAATATGAATATGGCTGACTTCGATGATGCGGAGAGTGGAGCTCTTTGGGACATTTTTAGGCAACAAGACGTTCCTAAGTTAGAGGAGTATCTCAAAAGGCACTTCAACGAGTTCAGGCATATCTATGGTAATCTGCTTCCGGAG GTTATCCATCCAATTCATGACCAAACCATTTACTTGACTTTGGAGCACAAAAAACGACTTAAGGAGGAATATG GAATTGAACCATGGACATTTGTTCAGAGGTTAGGCGATGCAGTCATTATACCAGCAGGCTGCCCTCATCAAGTTCGAAATTTGAAG AACTGCACTAAAGTCGCACTTCATTTTGTATCACCTGAAAATATTCTTTCGTGCTTCCAACTGACTGAAGAGTTTCGTCTGCTGCCCTTGAATCATAGGGCTAAGGAAGACAAGCTTGAG GTGAGGAAAATGTCGATTCATGCAATGAGGAGAGCTGTGAATGATGCAAAGGGGGTCGAGCCATCACAGCCCAGAAAGGGAGTCAAGTTGGGTAAACGTTGGTGTCCCAAACAAAAGTG GAAATTGAGCTCTCGGAAAGTGAATTTAAGGTGCCATTGA
- the LOC131004621 gene encoding lysine-specific demethylase JMJ25-like isoform X2, which translates to MEKMGRLNTTESEDEEKQNNGISLKEDEDTKQRRGRWFNQGMTDGQGKFLKPSQTNTRVGLKRDEKGFLQSNMCHQCQRNDKGEVVRCTKCKTKRYCHPCMATWYPGVSADAFAEACPVCQLNCNCISCLRMEAPVETAMKIKEKSSFTMSRDQKIQHSKYMIKLLLPCIEQINKEQVIERELEAKIQGVLVLDTKIIEASMDADESIYCNNCRTSVVDYHRSCPRCGYDLCLNCCRELRDGHLQGGEKGPSFRYVNYGYDYLHGGKKNSNNVGNQSLTMEDKLEDNLYSPSQWKSKGNGVISCPPETKGGCGEELLELKCLFPDEYVSKLLVEAKEILDADKIESVAECLEKSCSCSKLLDGDEAMMSPKIRKAASREESSDNALYCPSAVDIEHGNLKHFQWHWSKGEPVIVSNVLETTLGLSWEPMVLWRAFRQIKNLKRGTYLNVTAINCLDWREVDVNAHQFFKGYSNAYSIAQFDRNGWPQILKLKDCPPSTSFEQLVPRHGFEFISCLPFKVYTHPQDGHLNLVTKLPPGSIKPDMGPKTYIAYGFNEELGRGDSVTKLHYNMSDVVNVLTHVKGVTVDPSDLQRIKKVKLKHAAQDQIEISGVVQMDIGEQVKASKESDLSNMNMADFDDAESGALWDIFRQQDVPKLEEYLKRHFNEFRHIYGNLLPEVIHPIHDQTIYLTLEHKKRLKEEYGIEPWTFVQRLGDAVIIPAGCPHQVRNLKNCTKVALHFVSPENILSCFQLTEEFRLLPLNHRAKEDKLEVRKMSIHAMRRAVNDAKGVEPSQPRKGVKLGKRWCPKQK; encoded by the exons AGCAGAATAATGGAATTTCACTTAAAGAGGATGAGGACACTAAGCAAAGAAGAGGGAGGTGGTTTAATCAAGGCATGACGGATGGCCAAGGAAAATTCCTAAAGCCATCTCAAACAAATACCAGAGTTGGACTGAAAAGGGATGAAAAG GGATTTCTGCAATCAAATATGTGTCACCAGTGTCAGAGAAATGACAAAGGAGAGGTTGTCCGGTGCACTAAATGTAAGACGAAGCGGTATTGTCATCCATGTATGGCGACCTG GTACCCTGGCGTGTCAGCAGACGCTTTTGCAGAGGCTTGTCCTGTTTGTCAACTAAACTGCAATTGCATATCGTGTTTACGAATGGAAGCTCCTGTGGAA ACTGCTATGAAGATTAAGGAGAAGTCCAGCTTCACAATGAGCAGAGACCAGAAGATTCAGCACTCCAAGTACATGATAAAACTTCTCCTGCCATGTATTGAACAGATTAACAAAGAACAAGTGATAGAGAGGGAACTCGAGGCTAAGATTCAAG GAGTATTGGTTTTAGACACTAAAATCATTGAAGCATCAATGGATGCAGATGAGAGCATTTATTG TAACAACTGTCGGACTTCTGTTGTTGACTACCACAGAAGCTGTCCTCGGTGTGGCTATGACCTTTGCCTTAACTGCTGTCGAGAACTTAGGGATGGGCACTTGCAGGGAGGTGAAAAAGGACCATCTTTTAGATATGTCAATTATGGGTATGATTATCTGCATGGTGGCAAGAAAAATTCAAACAATGTTGGCAATCAGTCTTTGACGATGGAAGATAAGTTGGAGGATAACTTGTACTCTCCATCACAATGGAAATCGAAGGGAAATGGTGTCATATCGTGCCCCCCTGAAACCAAGGGAGGTTGTGGTGAAGAACTTTTGGAATTGAAATGCTTGTTCCCAGATGAATATGTTTCAAAATTGCTTGTGGAAGCGAAAGAAATACTTGATGCAGACAAAATTGAATCTGTGGCCGAATGTCTTGAGAAAAGTTGTTCCTGTTCCAAATTATTGGATGGAGATGAAGCCATGATGAGCCCGAAGATACGGAAAGCGGCCTCTCGAGAAGAATCTAGTGACAATGCTTTATACTGTCCATCAGCTGTAGACATTGAGCATGGGAATCTAAAACATTTCCAGTGGCATTGGTCAAAGGGTGAGCCAGTAATAGTAAGTAATGTGCTTGAAACTACCCTTGGCTTGAGTTGGGAACCTATGGTTTTGTGGCGTGCCTTCCGACAGATTAAAAACCTTAAACGTGGTACATACCTCAATGTGACTGCTATTAATTGCCTCGATTGGCGTGAG GTGGATGTGAATGCTCACCAATTTTTCAAAGGGTATTCAAATGCGTATTCTATTGCACAATTTGACAGAAATGGGTGGCCTCAAATACTAAAATTGAAAGACTGCCCTCCATCCACTTCATTTGAGCAGCTGGTTCCTCGCCATGGCTTTGAGTTTATCAGCTGCTTGCCGTTTAAAGTGTATACACACCCTCAAGATGGACACTTAAATCTTGTAACTAAGCTTCCTCCAGGGTCTATAAAACCTGATATGGGGCCAAAAACCTATATAGCTTATGGATTTAACGAAGAGCTGGGGCGTGGAGATTCTGTAACAAAGCTTCACTACAATATGTCTGATGTG GTTAATGTCTTGACACATGTGAAAGGAGTTACGGTTGACCCTTCGGACCTTCAGAGAATTAAAAAAGTCAAATTAAAGCATGCTGCCCAAGATCAAATTGAGATTTCTGGAGTTGTTCAGATGGATATTGGGGAACAAGTGAAAGCCTCAAAAGAGTCTGATCTTTCCAATATGAATATGGCTGACTTCGATGATGCGGAGAGTGGAGCTCTTTGGGACATTTTTAGGCAACAAGACGTTCCTAAGTTAGAGGAGTATCTCAAAAGGCACTTCAACGAGTTCAGGCATATCTATGGTAATCTGCTTCCGGAG GTTATCCATCCAATTCATGACCAAACCATTTACTTGACTTTGGAGCACAAAAAACGACTTAAGGAGGAATATG GAATTGAACCATGGACATTTGTTCAGAGGTTAGGCGATGCAGTCATTATACCAGCAGGCTGCCCTCATCAAGTTCGAAATTTGAAG AACTGCACTAAAGTCGCACTTCATTTTGTATCACCTGAAAATATTCTTTCGTGCTTCCAACTGACTGAAGAGTTTCGTCTGCTGCCCTTGAATCATAGGGCTAAGGAAGACAAGCTTGAG GTGAGGAAAATGTCGATTCATGCAATGAGGAGAGCTGTGAATGATGCAAAGGGGGTCGAGCCATCACAGCCCAGAAAGGGAGTCAAGTTGGGTAAACGTTGGTGTCCCAAACAAAAGTG A
- the LOC131004621 gene encoding lysine-specific demethylase JMJ25-like isoform X1 — protein MEKMGRLNTTESEDEEKQNNGISLKEDEDTKQRRGRWFNQGMTDGQGKFLKPSQTNTRVGLKRDEKGFLQSNMCHQCQRNDKGEVVRCTKCKTKRYCHPCMATWYPGVSADAFAEACPVCQLNCNCISCLRMEAPVETAMKIKEKSSFTMSRDQKIQHSKYMIKLLLPCIEQINKEQVIERELEAKIQGVLVLDTKIIEASMDADESIYCNNCRTSVVDYHRSCPRCGYDLCLNCCRELRDGHLQGGEKGPSFRYVNYGYDYLHGGKKNSNNVGNQSLTMEDKLEDNLYSPSQWKSKGNGVISCPPETKGGCGEELLELKCLFPDEYVSKLLVEAKEILDADKIESVAECLEKSCSCSKLLDGDEAMMSPKIRKAASREESSDNALYCPSAVDIEHGNLKHFQWHWSKGEPVIVSNVLETTLGLSWEPMVLWRAFRQIKNLKRGTYLNVTAINCLDWREVDVNAHQFFKGYSNAYSIAQFDRNGWPQILKLKDCPPSTSFEQLVPRHGFEFISCLPFKVYTHPQDGHLNLVTKLPPGSIKPDMGPKTYIAYGFNEELGRGDSVTKLHYNMSDVVNVLTHVKGVTVDPSDLQRIKKVKLKHAAQDQIEISGVVQMDIGEQVKASKESDLSNMNMADFDDAESGALWDIFRQQDVPKLEEYLKRHFNEFRHIYGNLLPEVIHPIHDQTIYLTLEHKKRLKEEYGIEPWTFVQRLGDAVIIPAGCPHQVRNLKNCTKVALHFVSPENILSCFQLTEEFRLLPLNHRAKEDKLEVRKMSIHAMRRAVNDAKGVEPSQPRKGVKLGKRWCPKQKWKLSSRKVNLRCH, from the exons AGCAGAATAATGGAATTTCACTTAAAGAGGATGAGGACACTAAGCAAAGAAGAGGGAGGTGGTTTAATCAAGGCATGACGGATGGCCAAGGAAAATTCCTAAAGCCATCTCAAACAAATACCAGAGTTGGACTGAAAAGGGATGAAAAG GGATTTCTGCAATCAAATATGTGTCACCAGTGTCAGAGAAATGACAAAGGAGAGGTTGTCCGGTGCACTAAATGTAAGACGAAGCGGTATTGTCATCCATGTATGGCGACCTG GTACCCTGGCGTGTCAGCAGACGCTTTTGCAGAGGCTTGTCCTGTTTGTCAACTAAACTGCAATTGCATATCGTGTTTACGAATGGAAGCTCCTGTGGAA ACTGCTATGAAGATTAAGGAGAAGTCCAGCTTCACAATGAGCAGAGACCAGAAGATTCAGCACTCCAAGTACATGATAAAACTTCTCCTGCCATGTATTGAACAGATTAACAAAGAACAAGTGATAGAGAGGGAACTCGAGGCTAAGATTCAAG GAGTATTGGTTTTAGACACTAAAATCATTGAAGCATCAATGGATGCAGATGAGAGCATTTATTG TAACAACTGTCGGACTTCTGTTGTTGACTACCACAGAAGCTGTCCTCGGTGTGGCTATGACCTTTGCCTTAACTGCTGTCGAGAACTTAGGGATGGGCACTTGCAGGGAGGTGAAAAAGGACCATCTTTTAGATATGTCAATTATGGGTATGATTATCTGCATGGTGGCAAGAAAAATTCAAACAATGTTGGCAATCAGTCTTTGACGATGGAAGATAAGTTGGAGGATAACTTGTACTCTCCATCACAATGGAAATCGAAGGGAAATGGTGTCATATCGTGCCCCCCTGAAACCAAGGGAGGTTGTGGTGAAGAACTTTTGGAATTGAAATGCTTGTTCCCAGATGAATATGTTTCAAAATTGCTTGTGGAAGCGAAAGAAATACTTGATGCAGACAAAATTGAATCTGTGGCCGAATGTCTTGAGAAAAGTTGTTCCTGTTCCAAATTATTGGATGGAGATGAAGCCATGATGAGCCCGAAGATACGGAAAGCGGCCTCTCGAGAAGAATCTAGTGACAATGCTTTATACTGTCCATCAGCTGTAGACATTGAGCATGGGAATCTAAAACATTTCCAGTGGCATTGGTCAAAGGGTGAGCCAGTAATAGTAAGTAATGTGCTTGAAACTACCCTTGGCTTGAGTTGGGAACCTATGGTTTTGTGGCGTGCCTTCCGACAGATTAAAAACCTTAAACGTGGTACATACCTCAATGTGACTGCTATTAATTGCCTCGATTGGCGTGAG GTGGATGTGAATGCTCACCAATTTTTCAAAGGGTATTCAAATGCGTATTCTATTGCACAATTTGACAGAAATGGGTGGCCTCAAATACTAAAATTGAAAGACTGCCCTCCATCCACTTCATTTGAGCAGCTGGTTCCTCGCCATGGCTTTGAGTTTATCAGCTGCTTGCCGTTTAAAGTGTATACACACCCTCAAGATGGACACTTAAATCTTGTAACTAAGCTTCCTCCAGGGTCTATAAAACCTGATATGGGGCCAAAAACCTATATAGCTTATGGATTTAACGAAGAGCTGGGGCGTGGAGATTCTGTAACAAAGCTTCACTACAATATGTCTGATGTG GTTAATGTCTTGACACATGTGAAAGGAGTTACGGTTGACCCTTCGGACCTTCAGAGAATTAAAAAAGTCAAATTAAAGCATGCTGCCCAAGATCAAATTGAGATTTCTGGAGTTGTTCAGATGGATATTGGGGAACAAGTGAAAGCCTCAAAAGAGTCTGATCTTTCCAATATGAATATGGCTGACTTCGATGATGCGGAGAGTGGAGCTCTTTGGGACATTTTTAGGCAACAAGACGTTCCTAAGTTAGAGGAGTATCTCAAAAGGCACTTCAACGAGTTCAGGCATATCTATGGTAATCTGCTTCCGGAG GTTATCCATCCAATTCATGACCAAACCATTTACTTGACTTTGGAGCACAAAAAACGACTTAAGGAGGAATATG GAATTGAACCATGGACATTTGTTCAGAGGTTAGGCGATGCAGTCATTATACCAGCAGGCTGCCCTCATCAAGTTCGAAATTTGAAG AACTGCACTAAAGTCGCACTTCATTTTGTATCACCTGAAAATATTCTTTCGTGCTTCCAACTGACTGAAGAGTTTCGTCTGCTGCCCTTGAATCATAGGGCTAAGGAAGACAAGCTTGAG GTGAGGAAAATGTCGATTCATGCAATGAGGAGAGCTGTGAATGATGCAAAGGGGGTCGAGCCATCACAGCCCAGAAAGGGAGTCAAGTTGGGTAAACGTTGGTGTCCCAAACAAAAGTG GAAATTGAGCTCTCGGAAAGTGAATTTAAGGTGCCATTGA
- the LOC131004621 gene encoding lysine-specific demethylase JMJ29-like isoform X3, translating to MEKMGRLNTTESEDEEKQNNGISLKEDEDTKQRRGRWFNQGMTDGQGKFLKPSQTNTRVGLKRDEKGFLQSNMCHQCQRNDKGEVVRCTKCKTKRYCHPCMATWYPGVSADAFAEACPVCQLNCNCISCLRMEAPVETAMKIKEKSSFTMSRDQKIQHSKYMIKLLLPCIEQINKEQVIERELEAKIQGVLVLDTKIIEASMDADESIYCNNCRTSVVDYHRSCPRCGYDLCLNCCRELRDGHLQGGEKGPSFRYVNYGYDYLHGGKKNSNNVGNQSLTMEDKLEDNLYSPSQWKSKGNGVISCPPETKGGCGEELLELKCLFPDEYVSKLLVEAKEILDADKIESVAECLEKSCSCSKLLDGDEAMMSPKIRKAASREESSDNALYCPSAVDIEHGNLKHFQWHWSKGEPVIVSNVLETTLGLSWEPMVLWRAFRQIKNLKRGTYLNVTAINCLDWREVDVNAHQFFKGYSNAYSIAQFDRNGWPQILKLKDCPPSTSFEQLVPRHGFEFISCLPFKVYTHPQDGHLNLVTKLPPGSIKPDMGPKTYIAYGFNEELGRGDSVTKLHYNMSDVVNVLTHVKGVTVDPSDLQRIKKVKLKHAAQDQIEISGVVQMDIGEQVKASKESDLSNMNMADFDDAESGALWDIFRQQDVPKLEEYLKRHFNEFRHIYGNLLPEVIHPIHDQTIYLTLEHKKRLKEEYGIEPWTFVQRLGDAVIIPAGCPHQVRNLKLAGFLVQ from the exons AGCAGAATAATGGAATTTCACTTAAAGAGGATGAGGACACTAAGCAAAGAAGAGGGAGGTGGTTTAATCAAGGCATGACGGATGGCCAAGGAAAATTCCTAAAGCCATCTCAAACAAATACCAGAGTTGGACTGAAAAGGGATGAAAAG GGATTTCTGCAATCAAATATGTGTCACCAGTGTCAGAGAAATGACAAAGGAGAGGTTGTCCGGTGCACTAAATGTAAGACGAAGCGGTATTGTCATCCATGTATGGCGACCTG GTACCCTGGCGTGTCAGCAGACGCTTTTGCAGAGGCTTGTCCTGTTTGTCAACTAAACTGCAATTGCATATCGTGTTTACGAATGGAAGCTCCTGTGGAA ACTGCTATGAAGATTAAGGAGAAGTCCAGCTTCACAATGAGCAGAGACCAGAAGATTCAGCACTCCAAGTACATGATAAAACTTCTCCTGCCATGTATTGAACAGATTAACAAAGAACAAGTGATAGAGAGGGAACTCGAGGCTAAGATTCAAG GAGTATTGGTTTTAGACACTAAAATCATTGAAGCATCAATGGATGCAGATGAGAGCATTTATTG TAACAACTGTCGGACTTCTGTTGTTGACTACCACAGAAGCTGTCCTCGGTGTGGCTATGACCTTTGCCTTAACTGCTGTCGAGAACTTAGGGATGGGCACTTGCAGGGAGGTGAAAAAGGACCATCTTTTAGATATGTCAATTATGGGTATGATTATCTGCATGGTGGCAAGAAAAATTCAAACAATGTTGGCAATCAGTCTTTGACGATGGAAGATAAGTTGGAGGATAACTTGTACTCTCCATCACAATGGAAATCGAAGGGAAATGGTGTCATATCGTGCCCCCCTGAAACCAAGGGAGGTTGTGGTGAAGAACTTTTGGAATTGAAATGCTTGTTCCCAGATGAATATGTTTCAAAATTGCTTGTGGAAGCGAAAGAAATACTTGATGCAGACAAAATTGAATCTGTGGCCGAATGTCTTGAGAAAAGTTGTTCCTGTTCCAAATTATTGGATGGAGATGAAGCCATGATGAGCCCGAAGATACGGAAAGCGGCCTCTCGAGAAGAATCTAGTGACAATGCTTTATACTGTCCATCAGCTGTAGACATTGAGCATGGGAATCTAAAACATTTCCAGTGGCATTGGTCAAAGGGTGAGCCAGTAATAGTAAGTAATGTGCTTGAAACTACCCTTGGCTTGAGTTGGGAACCTATGGTTTTGTGGCGTGCCTTCCGACAGATTAAAAACCTTAAACGTGGTACATACCTCAATGTGACTGCTATTAATTGCCTCGATTGGCGTGAG GTGGATGTGAATGCTCACCAATTTTTCAAAGGGTATTCAAATGCGTATTCTATTGCACAATTTGACAGAAATGGGTGGCCTCAAATACTAAAATTGAAAGACTGCCCTCCATCCACTTCATTTGAGCAGCTGGTTCCTCGCCATGGCTTTGAGTTTATCAGCTGCTTGCCGTTTAAAGTGTATACACACCCTCAAGATGGACACTTAAATCTTGTAACTAAGCTTCCTCCAGGGTCTATAAAACCTGATATGGGGCCAAAAACCTATATAGCTTATGGATTTAACGAAGAGCTGGGGCGTGGAGATTCTGTAACAAAGCTTCACTACAATATGTCTGATGTG GTTAATGTCTTGACACATGTGAAAGGAGTTACGGTTGACCCTTCGGACCTTCAGAGAATTAAAAAAGTCAAATTAAAGCATGCTGCCCAAGATCAAATTGAGATTTCTGGAGTTGTTCAGATGGATATTGGGGAACAAGTGAAAGCCTCAAAAGAGTCTGATCTTTCCAATATGAATATGGCTGACTTCGATGATGCGGAGAGTGGAGCTCTTTGGGACATTTTTAGGCAACAAGACGTTCCTAAGTTAGAGGAGTATCTCAAAAGGCACTTCAACGAGTTCAGGCATATCTATGGTAATCTGCTTCCGGAG GTTATCCATCCAATTCATGACCAAACCATTTACTTGACTTTGGAGCACAAAAAACGACTTAAGGAGGAATATG GAATTGAACCATGGACATTTGTTCAGAGGTTAGGCGATGCAGTCATTATACCAGCAGGCTGCCCTCATCAAGTTCGAAATTTGAAG TTGGCCGGGTTTCTAGTACAATAA